Proteins from a single region of Rhodospirillales bacterium:
- a CDS encoding malonyl-CoA decarboxylase family protein, whose amino-acid sequence MMNLRDGFEVVAVRGSALDSVIRQYNQLYTQARKGFLSSERLICDFDCARAVLDCSLSLVNVTSDDQDILKQLAGNDQVHATNASTAEEILHFRAGGAGKTKQTFALVKPGAEDGEDRQVLTAIYGDFVKVETAADSSIPGSSLRGNVHEILTAPVQDIEAPNLVTFYSVTNLGGVKGVAGMLINRGLAHLSDNVPSLKAAVTLSPAWAFSRWAEGQDDVPDLRDLSEQQQMQMVYRYVCDAGVKDNARNLHLFDNGASVRWIQVRNIPELMGGKDDVYGDGEIVVKVNYGYDFNSEVRQKQKQKNNNGDVVVSGELASVLDLAA is encoded by the coding sequence ATGATGAATTTAAGAGATGGTTTTGAGGTTGTGGCTGTTCGCGGGTCTGCTTTAGATAGTGTTATTAGGCAGTATAACCAACTGTATACGCAAGCTCGGAAAGGTTTTTTATCATCAGAGCGCTTGATCTGTGATTTCGACTGTGCCCGGGCGGTTCTTGATTGCAGTCTTTCGTTGGTTAATGTGACGTCGGATGATCAGGATATTTTGAAGCAATTGGCTGGTAATGATCAGGTTCATGCGACTAATGCTTCTACTGCCGAAGAGATTTTACATTTTCGTGCCGGCGGGGCCGGGAAAACCAAGCAAACATTTGCGCTGGTGAAGCCGGGGGCCGAGGATGGTGAAGACCGGCAGGTTTTGACGGCTATTTATGGCGATTTTGTGAAGGTTGAAACGGCTGCGGATAGCTCTATTCCCGGCTCGTCTTTACGCGGTAATGTTCACGAGATTTTGACAGCCCCAGTTCAGGACATTGAGGCGCCGAATCTTGTGACTTTTTACAGTGTGACCAATCTGGGCGGTGTGAAGGGGGTTGCTGGTATGCTGATTAACCGGGGACTTGCGCATCTTTCGGACAATGTTCCGTCACTCAAAGCGGCGGTTACGCTTTCACCGGCCTGGGCTTTTAGCAGGTGGGCTGAAGGCCAGGATGATGTTCCTGATTTACGGGATTTGTCTGAACAGCAACAAATGCAGATGGTTTATCGTTATGTATGTGATGCGGGAGTTAAAGATAATGCGCGCAATTTGCATCTTTTTGACAATGGCGCATCTGTCAGGTGGATACAGGTTAGAAATATTCCGGAGTTGATGGGCGGAAAAGATGATGTCTATGGTGACGGAGAGATCGTGGTAAAGGTAAATTACGGGTATGATTTCAATTCTGAAGTGCGCCAGAAGCAAAAGCAAAAGAATAACAATGGTGATGTCGTTGTTTCTGGGGAGTTGGCGTCCGTTCTTGACTTGGCAGCTTGA
- a CDS encoding cold-shock protein — protein MATGTVKWFNPEKGYGFIVPDNGGKDVFVHISAVEAAGLRTLDEGQKVEYELQENRGKEAAGNLKAA, from the coding sequence ATGGCAACCGGAACCGTAAAATGGTTTAATCCTGAGAAGGGCTACGGCTTTATTGTCCCTGATAATGGCGGCAAGGATGTGTTTGTTCACATTTCTGCTGTTGAAGCTGCAGGTCTTAGAACACTTGATGAAGGCCAAAAGGTCGAGTATGAATTGCAAGAAAACCGTGGCAAGGAAGCCGCTGGTAATCTGAAGGCGGCTTAA
- a CDS encoding YHYH protein, translating into MSEGAFAQETGQAQQPAARKTSSVQVDVRDGYRYISGFGVPHHAKDQARALGIVSTPYAFRVPVKPKNTPRVTPWAPGMIFGVALDGVPIKTAVDGYWNDNQNWLKLKRKFDAYGGFIDEGPGAYMYGAIPSGLVSKDLSHVGYAADGFPIFVSKNNKFTSSYRLLEGRRSDPPNGPGGVYDGAYFRDYNYIPGAGVLDRCNGVNIKGKYYIYILTPDFLRIPKCWRGIPDPTFFSASSKAGSNLIVNEDDDEETRQMKNRQRR; encoded by the coding sequence TTGTCTGAAGGGGCTTTTGCTCAGGAGACGGGTCAGGCGCAGCAGCCTGCAGCTCGGAAAACATCGTCCGTGCAAGTGGATGTGCGCGACGGTTATCGTTATATCAGCGGTTTTGGCGTTCCGCATCATGCAAAAGATCAGGCGCGGGCGTTGGGCATTGTTTCGACGCCTTATGCATTTCGTGTGCCTGTAAAGCCGAAAAATACACCCAGAGTGACGCCTTGGGCGCCGGGTATGATTTTTGGTGTTGCTCTTGACGGTGTACCGATCAAGACGGCTGTTGATGGTTATTGGAATGATAATCAGAACTGGCTTAAGCTCAAGCGGAAGTTTGATGCGTATGGCGGTTTTATTGATGAGGGGCCGGGCGCTTACATGTATGGCGCTATCCCTTCCGGGTTGGTGAGCAAGGATTTAAGCCATGTCGGCTATGCTGCTGATGGTTTTCCTATTTTTGTAAGTAAGAATAATAAATTTACCTCAAGTTATCGTTTGCTTGAAGGGCGTCGTTCCGATCCGCCCAATGGGCCGGGTGGTGTATATGACGGAGCTTACTTTCGTGATTATAATTATATTCCCGGTGCGGGGGTACTGGATCGTTGCAATGGCGTGAATATTAAAGGGAAGTATTACATTTATATTTTAACACCTGATTTCCTTCGTATCCCAAAATGCTGGCGTGGTATTCCTGATCCGACTTTCTTTAGCGCTTCTTCTAAGGCTGGTAGCAATTTAATCGTGAATGAAGATGATGACGAAGAAACGCGTCAGATGAAAAACCGTCAGCGCCGTTGA
- a CDS encoding aminotransferase class I/II-fold pyridoxal phosphate-dependent enzyme, which translates to MIRLVETSTEFELSPTLAANEMVARCRAEGRQVLHMGFGQSPFPVPERLQEALRAGVHRKEYLPTGGLEELRDTVAAYYKNKIGLDTDRYDVIVAPGSKLILYALQMAIEGDLLMPVPSWVSYKPQARMLRTEVIKVPTTQDDSGFHIDPEELRRVIKSARDQGQNPSKIILNYPSNPTGLTIAEKELEAIAKVCVEEDIFIISDEIYGFVAFDGVYRTIAKYAPSHTAITSGLSKHLSLGGWRVGIGFIPKAVDGLYDLMCNIASETWSCVPSPIQQAVIEAYKGHGDIEAHIRACTDIHGLMNRYIAAGLRDLGVYAPEPQGAFYNYPDFEAHRAGMAGAGIYTSKELADALMRGCGLASLPGTAFGAEPEVLTLRLSGCDYDGAEVLAAFYAGEALDEAFIRKNAPRVCAAVEAFGAFLEGLGARYKIPA; encoded by the coding sequence GTGATTAGACTGGTTGAAACTTCCACCGAGTTCGAGTTGTCTCCGACATTGGCGGCGAATGAGATGGTGGCGAGATGCCGTGCCGAAGGTCGGCAGGTGTTGCATATGGGCTTTGGGCAGTCGCCGTTTCCGGTGCCAGAGCGTCTTCAGGAGGCTTTGAGGGCTGGTGTGCACCGTAAGGAATATCTTCCGACCGGCGGGCTAGAAGAGTTGCGCGATACGGTCGCCGCCTACTATAAAAATAAAATCGGACTGGATACGGATCGGTACGATGTCATCGTTGCGCCGGGCAGCAAGCTTATTCTCTACGCCCTGCAAATGGCGATTGAGGGGGACTTGCTGATGCCGGTGCCAAGCTGGGTAAGTTACAAGCCGCAGGCGCGGATGCTGCGTACCGAGGTCATAAAAGTTCCGACAACGCAAGATGATTCAGGCTTTCATATCGATCCGGAAGAATTGCGGCGTGTGATAAAATCTGCGCGGGATCAAGGGCAGAACCCTTCCAAGATTATACTGAATTATCCTTCCAATCCAACGGGGCTGACAATTGCCGAGAAAGAATTGGAGGCCATTGCCAAGGTGTGCGTAGAAGAGGACATCTTTATCATCTCCGATGAAATCTACGGTTTTGTCGCTTTTGACGGTGTGTACCGCACGATTGCAAAATATGCGCCGAGCCATACGGCGATCACATCAGGCCTATCCAAGCATCTTTCGCTGGGTGGTTGGCGGGTTGGTATCGGGTTTATCCCGAAAGCTGTGGACGGGCTGTATGATCTGATGTGCAATATTGCCAGCGAGACATGGTCGTGTGTGCCGTCGCCGATTCAGCAGGCGGTTATCGAAGCCTATAAGGGGCATGGGGATATTGAAGCGCATATACGGGCCTGCACGGATATTCACGGATTGATGAACAGGTATATCGCTGCGGGTTTACGTGATCTGGGTGTTTATGCGCCAGAGCCGCAGGGGGCCTTTTACAACTATCCGGATTTTGAGGCGCACCGCGCCGGGATGGCCGGAGCCGGGATTTATACGTCGAAAGAGCTTGCGGATGCACTGATGAGAGGTTGCGGGCTGGCGTCTTTGCCGGGGACGGCCTTCGGGGCTGAGCCTGAGGTGCTCACTTTGCGCTTGTCAGGTTGTGATTATGACGGTGCAGAGGTTTTGGCGGCTTTTTACGCCGGGGAAGCACTTGATGAAGCCTTTATTCGCAAGAATGCGCCGCGTGTTTGCGCGGCTGTGGAGGCGTTTGGCGCGTTTTTGGAAGGGCTAGGCGCACGTTATAAAATTCCCGCATAA
- the ppa gene encoding inorganic diphosphatase: MDISKISIGDDAPNVVNAVIENPLGGVPVKYELDKASGAMFVDRFLHTAMHYPGNYGFIPHTLSGDGDPVDILAIGRTPVMPGAVMPLRPVGVLMMEDDGGQDEKIIAVPGPSLHPYHADVIEYTDLRPINREQIEHFFMHYKDLESGKWSKTLGWAGVDEAHKLILEGIERAKQDKAA; the protein is encoded by the coding sequence ATGGATATTTCCAAAATCTCTATTGGCGACGATGCGCCGAATGTTGTGAACGCTGTTATCGAGAACCCGCTTGGAGGCGTTCCTGTTAAGTATGAGTTGGACAAGGCATCTGGCGCCATGTTTGTTGATCGCTTTTTGCACACGGCGATGCACTATCCCGGTAACTACGGGTTTATTCCGCATACATTGTCCGGTGATGGAGATCCGGTCGATATTCTTGCGATTGGCCGGACACCGGTGATGCCCGGCGCTGTGATGCCTTTGCGTCCGGTTGGTGTGCTGATGATGGAAGATGACGGCGGGCAGGATGAGAAGATCATCGCTGTGCCGGGGCCATCCTTGCACCCGTATCACGCAGATGTAATAGAGTATACGGATTTGCGTCCGATTAACCGTGAGCAGATCGAGCATTTTTTTATGCACTACAAGGATCTGGAGAGCGGCAAGTGGTCGAAGACGCTCGGATGGGCCGGTGTTGATGAGGCGCATAAACTGATTTTGGAAGGTATTGAGCGTGCCAAGCAGGATAAGGCTGCGTAA
- a CDS encoding transposase encodes MERMFGRLKDWRRVATRYDKLARNFFAALCLASLLCFWI; translated from the coding sequence GTGGAACGAATGTTTGGACGCCTCAAAGACTGGCGGCGCGTGGCAACAAGATACGATAAACTCGCCAGAAACTTCTTCGCCGCTCTATGCCTTGCTTCCCTCTTATGTTTCTGGATTTAA
- the tnpA gene encoding IS200/IS605 family transposase gives MEVITTGHSAYRLEYHVVWVCKYRRRVLKPGVCAYVHRVLLKLCRSMPGVTIETIGFGQDHLHMVMVIPPKYAIASVMGTMKSQSASALHKRFDFLAKVYWKENIVWSPG, from the coding sequence ATGGAAGTTATTACGACTGGGCACAGCGCTTACCGCCTCGAATATCACGTGGTTTGGGTCTGCAAATACCGCCGGAGGGTCCTGAAGCCTGGTGTCTGTGCATACGTGCACAGGGTTCTTCTCAAGCTGTGTCGAAGTATGCCCGGCGTCACGATAGAGACGATTGGCTTTGGTCAGGATCACCTGCATATGGTCATGGTGATACCCCCGAAATACGCAATAGCGTCTGTTATGGGCACGATGAAAAGCCAATCGGCGAGCGCCTTGCACAAGCGGTTTGATTTTCTTGCCAAAGTTTACTGGAAGGAAAATATTGTGTGGTCGCCGGGCTAA